The following proteins are co-located in the Fructilactobacillus carniphilus genome:
- the dapF gene encoding diaminopimelate epimerase encodes MPTLRKVHGSENRFFILDRTQFDPEPTLNQISRLAVQLKQSDDDRFNDIDGILVVDYSDHPGCAGKMTVVNADGSIASMCGNGLRTVARYLAEQSGQTKFLVETQDADLHVEQAETLAPEVPAFGVEIAPVRFNAAAFPFAELGGDTVLNRPLPQLAPDLDFTAIAVPNPHLISFMDHETLTGGLQAQLGPYLNGQNPYFPDGVNLNFAEILGQDELFVKTYERGVGFTNACGTGMTATSLAYVLNHDQGDFDHVVTVYNPGGMVKVHVARTGQNYALRLIANATTLGNWTISDNALLNGQFDQGDYQPTTEETAYQNWVKALQTN; translated from the coding sequence ATGCCAACTTTACGCAAAGTTCATGGCTCTGAAAATCGCTTTTTCATCTTGGATCGGACTCAATTCGATCCCGAACCAACGCTCAACCAAATTTCACGGTTAGCCGTGCAACTAAAACAAAGTGACGACGACCGTTTTAACGATATCGACGGCATCCTAGTTGTTGATTACTCCGACCATCCGGGGTGTGCCGGCAAAATGACGGTGGTTAACGCTGACGGAAGTATTGCTTCCATGTGTGGAAACGGCTTACGGACGGTGGCTCGCTACCTCGCCGAACAAAGTGGTCAAACGAAATTTTTAGTCGAAACCCAAGACGCTGATTTACACGTGGAACAAGCCGAAACGTTAGCACCAGAAGTGCCAGCGTTTGGGGTCGAAATTGCCCCAGTTCGTTTCAACGCGGCTGCCTTTCCGTTTGCAGAACTTGGCGGCGACACGGTCTTAAACCGGCCGTTGCCCCAACTTGCCCCAGACCTCGATTTTACTGCGATTGCAGTTCCTAATCCCCACTTGATTAGTTTCATGGACCACGAAACCTTAACCGGTGGCTTACAAGCCCAATTAGGACCTTACTTAAACGGGCAAAACCCGTACTTTCCTGACGGAGTAAACCTCAACTTTGCCGAAATTCTGGGTCAGGACGAACTCTTCGTCAAGACCTACGAACGGGGCGTCGGCTTCACCAATGCCTGTGGAACCGGGATGACCGCTACCAGTCTCGCCTACGTCTTAAATCACGACCAGGGTGACTTTGACCATGTCGTGACCGTTTACAATCCGGGTGGAATGGTGAAGGTTCACGTGGCGCGGACTGGTCAAAATTACGCGCTGCGCTTAATTGCCAACGCCACCACCCTCGGCAACTGGACCATTAGCGATAACGCCCTCTTGAACGGTCAATTTGACCAAGGTGATTACCAACCCACCACGGAAGAAACGGCTTACCAAAATTGGGTCAAAGCACTGCAAACTAACTAA
- the dapD gene encoding 2,3,4,5-tetrahydropyridine-2,6-dicarboxylate N-acetyltransferase encodes MAEMNAQEIIQFIGNAEKKTNVKVYLKGNLAAIEFPASLRAFVNDQTGVIFGDWKDVKPFLAANDAHITDYEIENDGRNSAVPLLDTKNIEARIEPGAIIRDQVKIGKDAVIMMGALINIGAEIGADSMIDMGAVLGGRAIVGKHSHIGAGAVLAGVIEPASAKPVQIDDDVLVGANAVVIEGVHVGKGAVVAAGAVVTEDVAPYTVVAGMPAKKVKDVNQKTLDKTKLEDDLRG; translated from the coding sequence ATGGCTGAAATGAACGCACAAGAAATCATTCAATTTATTGGAAACGCAGAAAAGAAAACGAACGTGAAGGTTTACCTCAAAGGGAACCTTGCCGCCATCGAGTTTCCGGCTTCGCTTCGCGCATTTGTAAACGATCAAACCGGGGTAATCTTTGGAGACTGGAAGGACGTCAAACCATTCCTAGCCGCTAACGATGCCCACATTACTGACTACGAAATTGAAAACGACGGTCGGAATTCAGCCGTGCCGTTGTTAGATACCAAGAACATTGAAGCCCGGATTGAACCAGGAGCCATCATTCGAGATCAGGTTAAGATTGGCAAAGACGCCGTGATCATGATGGGTGCTTTGATTAACATCGGGGCCGAAATCGGGGCCGATTCCATGATCGACATGGGCGCGGTCTTAGGCGGCCGGGCCATTGTTGGGAAGCACTCCCACATTGGGGCCGGGGCCGTTTTAGCTGGGGTAATTGAACCAGCTAGTGCTAAACCCGTGCAAATTGACGATGACGTGTTAGTCGGCGCTAACGCTGTGGTAATCGAAGGCGTCCACGTCGGTAAGGGAGCCGTAGTGGCCGCTGGCGCCGTGGTAACCGAAGACGTTGCTCCTTACACGGTGGTGGCCGGAATGCCGGCGAAGAAGGTCAAAGACGTGAACCAAAAGACCTTGGACAAGACCAAACTCGAAGACGACCTGCGGGGCTAA
- a CDS encoding N-acetyldiaminopimelate deacetylase codes for MTLDLHELYQELHQIPELALHEFQTHDLLMKQIDALTADCDFAEVQVPEQLPTAIMVLLHGSNPTRTIGYRTDIDALPVTEDTGLPFQSQHEGRMHACGHDIHMTVAMGVLAQFVKAQPTDNLLFFFQPAEESENGGKLAYEDGLFTGQWQPDEFYGLHDNPQLPAGAIGCRMGTLFAGTTEVDVHFTGTQGHAAYPQFANDMVVAASQFIGQVQTIVSRSVDPIEGGVITFGQFNAGTIRNVIAGEADLHGTIRGLTQKMIEHIDDRLRAVANGIATSYNCQVDLHLNQGGYLPVENNPHLTQEFIQYMEKNPHVQYIETEPAMTGEDFGYLLSKFPGTMFWLGIGDPEHQLHSSELVPNEAAIEPGISAITGWLQQRMTEKE; via the coding sequence ATGACATTGGATTTACACGAACTTTATCAAGAACTCCATCAGATTCCAGAACTCGCCTTACACGAGTTTCAAACGCATGACTTGTTAATGAAGCAGATTGATGCTCTGACGGCCGACTGTGACTTCGCGGAGGTGCAGGTTCCGGAACAGTTACCGACCGCCATCATGGTGTTATTACATGGAAGCAATCCAACTCGGACGATTGGGTACCGGACGGACATTGATGCCCTGCCGGTGACTGAAGATACCGGATTGCCGTTTCAGTCGCAGCACGAAGGCCGGATGCACGCCTGTGGACATGACATTCACATGACCGTGGCCATGGGGGTACTGGCCCAGTTTGTAAAAGCACAACCAACTGACAACCTGCTGTTTTTCTTTCAACCAGCCGAAGAAAGTGAAAACGGGGGGAAATTGGCGTATGAAGACGGCCTCTTTACCGGGCAATGGCAACCGGACGAATTTTACGGGCTACACGATAATCCCCAACTTCCCGCTGGTGCCATCGGTTGTCGGATGGGCACTCTCTTTGCCGGGACCACGGAAGTGGACGTTCACTTTACGGGGACGCAGGGACATGCGGCCTATCCACAATTCGCGAACGACATGGTTGTCGCTGCCAGTCAGTTCATCGGACAGGTGCAAACGATTGTATCGCGGAGCGTCGATCCGATCGAAGGCGGCGTGATTACCTTCGGGCAGTTTAACGCTGGGACGATTCGGAACGTGATTGCCGGAGAAGCCGACCTCCACGGGACGATTCGGGGCCTGACCCAGAAAATGATTGAACACATTGACGACCGGCTCCGGGCCGTAGCCAATGGAATTGCGACGAGTTACAACTGCCAGGTGGACCTCCACTTAAACCAAGGTGGCTACCTCCCGGTGGAAAACAATCCGCACCTGACGCAGGAGTTTATTCAATATATGGAAAAGAACCCGCACGTCCAGTACATTGAAACGGAACCGGCGATGACCGGGGAGGACTTTGGGTACCTGCTGTCCAAGTTCCCAGGCACCATGTTTTGGCTAGGCATCGGTGATCCCGAGCATCAACTGCACTCCAGTGAACTGGTTCCGAACGAAGCAGCGATTGAACCCGGGATTAGTGCGATTACCGGCTGGTTACAACAACGAATGACAGAAAAGGAGTAA
- a CDS encoding PadR family transcriptional regulator: MAIQISSEVLEGIVLALLSQEDYYGYALTQGVKKFIPISNSTLYPILRRLKKEEWVTTYDQPFDGRNRRYYQITVAGLAQLEKVKADWNHHKQIVDQVFNNQMPKEDDE; encoded by the coding sequence ATCGCCATTCAAATTAGTTCAGAAGTGCTGGAGGGAATCGTTTTAGCCCTCCTGTCCCAAGAAGATTATTACGGCTATGCCCTGACTCAGGGTGTGAAAAAATTCATTCCCATCTCTAATTCAACCCTTTATCCGATTTTACGGCGGTTGAAAAAGGAAGAATGGGTTACCACCTACGATCAGCCGTTTGACGGTCGCAACCGTCGTTACTACCAAATTACAGTTGCGGGCCTCGCCCAACTCGAAAAGGTGAAAGCCGACTGGAACCACCATAAACAGATTGTCGATCAGGTCTTTAATAATCAAATGCCAAAGGAGGATGATGAATAA
- a CDS encoding aspartate kinase: protein MKVVKFGGSSLADATQFEKIIQIIQQDPERRAIVVSAPGTRFKGDIKVTDLLIQYSEAVKNQVAVADLQAEIIARYQNIAEHFNVPAAVMDHIQAVIRDLATQTYPDYAHQLATFKAHGEYLNAYLLSQILIKLGLPAQFMDPKEIGFNVAGPVNDAHVTDDTYDHLATYRDNPDYLVFPGFFGMNEADGTIATFSRGGSDITGSIVAKGLHAEVYENFTDVNAIYSVDPHIVSQPKGIQTMTYREMRELSYAGFSVFHDEALLPAIDAQIPINVKNTNQPDLPGTLIVPEKGFKPKGFITGVASSKGFSALYLHRYLLNKEVGFTLKLLQILYKYGISYEHMPSGIDDLTIIFDNQQLTPQKVKAMCNDIRNELHPDQLEWIDHYAIIMIVGEGMQLSPNTIEKIIRPLTDHNINIHMINEGASKISIMLGTDEADAQKSVKLIYQHFFDNNRIFNY from the coding sequence ATGAAAGTAGTTAAATTTGGAGGCAGTTCGTTAGCGGACGCCACCCAGTTCGAAAAAATCATCCAAATTATCCAACAAGATCCAGAGCGGCGCGCCATTGTGGTTTCAGCTCCTGGAACCCGTTTTAAAGGTGACATCAAGGTGACAGACTTGCTGATTCAGTATTCAGAAGCTGTGAAAAACCAGGTTGCTGTGGCCGACCTGCAAGCAGAAATCATTGCCCGGTATCAAAATATTGCCGAACATTTTAACGTACCGGCCGCCGTCATGGACCACATTCAAGCAGTCATTCGGGACTTAGCTACTCAGACTTATCCAGATTACGCCCACCAACTGGCAACTTTTAAGGCTCACGGTGAGTATCTGAACGCCTACCTGTTAAGTCAGATTCTAATCAAGCTCGGACTTCCCGCCCAATTCATGGATCCTAAAGAAATCGGCTTTAACGTGGCTGGTCCTGTCAACGATGCCCACGTTACAGATGACACTTACGACCATCTTGCTACCTACCGAGACAATCCCGACTACCTGGTTTTTCCCGGCTTCTTTGGAATGAACGAGGCTGACGGAACGATTGCGACCTTCTCGCGGGGTGGGTCTGACATTACCGGTTCGATTGTCGCCAAGGGGCTGCACGCCGAAGTTTACGAGAACTTTACGGACGTCAACGCGATTTACTCGGTTGATCCTCACATTGTTTCCCAACCCAAGGGAATCCAAACGATGACCTACCGGGAAATGCGGGAACTATCCTACGCCGGATTTTCCGTCTTTCACGACGAGGCGTTGCTTCCGGCCATCGATGCTCAAATTCCCATTAACGTCAAAAATACCAACCAACCGGATTTGCCCGGAACCTTGATTGTGCCGGAAAAGGGCTTTAAACCGAAGGGCTTTATCACCGGGGTGGCCAGTTCAAAGGGCTTTTCTGCCCTCTACCTGCACCGCTACCTGCTCAACAAGGAAGTCGGTTTTACCCTGAAACTGCTTCAAATTTTGTACAAGTACGGGATTTCTTACGAACACATGCCATCTGGGATTGACGATTTAACCATCATTTTTGACAACCAGCAACTGACCCCACAAAAGGTCAAGGCGATGTGCAACGACATCAGAAACGAACTCCATCCTGACCAGTTAGAATGGATTGACCATTATGCCATCATCATGATTGTCGGCGAAGGGATGCAACTGAGTCCCAACACAATTGAAAAAATCATTCGGCCCCTGACCGACCACAACATCAACATTCACATGATTAACGAAGGGGCTTCCAAAATCTCGATTATGCTGGGCACCGATGAGGCTGATGCCCAAAAATCGGTCAAGCTCATCTACCAGCACTTCTTTGATAACAACCGGATTTTTAATTACTAA
- a CDS encoding NADPH-dependent FMN reductase, translating to MTTVNVILGSVREPSMGERLFQYLQRNQTELEKASNVNLKFLKVSDYQLDPYTEALPPMGTPDYPTGLADNAQRWVEDVSAGDGILLLTPEYDYSVPGALKNAFDYLGTGVSDTPIQTISYSMGSFGGILASMAWLPVFQVLSLVSVPRNLNLRFIQNIFTETGELNPDLEASEQQYYAEKITQTVQNIANYAIKLK from the coding sequence ATGACAACTGTAAACGTAATCTTAGGAAGTGTCCGTGAACCATCGATGGGAGAACGCCTCTTTCAATACCTGCAACGCAACCAAACCGAGTTAGAAAAGGCTAGCAACGTCAACTTAAAATTCTTAAAGGTCAGTGACTACCAGCTAGACCCTTATACAGAGGCCCTACCACCAATGGGAACGCCTGATTATCCCACTGGTTTAGCGGACAACGCCCAACGGTGGGTCGAAGACGTTTCGGCTGGTGACGGGATTTTGCTGTTAACCCCCGAATACGACTACTCGGTTCCGGGAGCTTTAAAGAATGCCTTTGACTACCTGGGAACGGGAGTTAGCGATACGCCGATTCAAACGATTAGTTACTCAATGGGTTCGTTTGGAGGGATTCTCGCTTCCATGGCTTGGTTACCAGTTTTCCAAGTGCTGAGCTTGGTCAGTGTGCCACGCAACCTCAACCTTCGTTTCATTCAAAACATATTTACGGAAACCGGTGAACTCAACCCCGACTTAGAGGCTAGCGAACAACAATACTACGCCGAAAAGATTACACAAACGGTCCAAAACATCGCTAATTACGCTATTAAACTTAAATAA
- the lysA gene encoding diaminopimelate decarboxylase produces MLSSDEVQDNQLLIGGIPATKLADEFGTPLQVYDVAKIRHQIRAFARVFEEQHMDYAVSYASKAFACVAMYQVVNQEHAHIDVVSAGELATAIKADFPMEKVSFHGNNKSYEELQMAVRHHVGTIMLDNFYEIGLLAQVLEEEDAEINVMLRVSPAVSAHTHEFIQTGQQDSKFGFDLLTGQADQALQLVLDQPRMHLQGVHSHIGSQIFATDGFKIETQKLVQLMKRWRDEFNYTPQVVNVGGGFGIQYTDDDHPIRPEEFVEQILTTLKEETEANNLPLPAVWIEPGRSIAGPAGVSLYRVGSQKTIPEIRKYVAVDGGMGDNIRPALYGAAYEAVAADNVHPEKTETVTVAGKYCESGDILVKDAHLPEVKAGDVIAVLATGAYGYSMASNYNRNPRPAVVFVENGQARVVVKRETLADLTHLDVALDEN; encoded by the coding sequence ATGTTAAGTAGTGATGAAGTTCAGGATAATCAATTATTAATCGGCGGTATCCCCGCCACCAAGCTTGCGGATGAATTTGGCACCCCGCTGCAGGTCTATGACGTGGCCAAGATTCGCCACCAGATTCGGGCTTTTGCCCGGGTGTTTGAAGAACAACACATGGACTATGCAGTTAGTTACGCCAGCAAGGCCTTTGCCTGTGTCGCCATGTACCAGGTGGTTAACCAGGAACACGCGCACATTGACGTGGTTTCGGCCGGTGAATTGGCGACGGCCATCAAAGCGGATTTCCCAATGGAGAAAGTTAGCTTCCACGGGAACAACAAATCCTACGAGGAGTTACAGATGGCCGTCCGCCATCACGTCGGTACGATTATGCTCGATAACTTCTACGAAATTGGATTGTTAGCCCAGGTCCTAGAGGAAGAAGACGCGGAAATTAACGTGATGCTACGGGTTTCTCCGGCCGTTTCGGCCCACACCCACGAATTCATCCAAACCGGTCAACAGGACAGTAAGTTTGGCTTTGATCTCTTGACCGGCCAAGCGGACCAAGCGCTGCAACTAGTGTTAGACCAACCGCGGATGCACCTGCAGGGAGTTCATTCTCACATTGGTTCGCAAATTTTTGCGACCGACGGCTTCAAGATTGAAACCCAGAAACTGGTGCAGTTAATGAAGCGGTGGCGCGACGAGTTTAACTACACGCCCCAGGTGGTGAACGTTGGTGGGGGCTTTGGAATCCAGTATACGGATGACGATCACCCGATTCGGCCAGAAGAATTTGTGGAACAGATTTTAACGACCTTGAAGGAAGAAACGGAAGCCAACAACTTGCCGTTACCAGCGGTCTGGATCGAACCGGGGCGTTCAATTGCCGGACCCGCCGGCGTGAGTCTTTACCGGGTCGGATCGCAAAAGACGATTCCAGAAATTCGCAAGTACGTAGCGGTCGACGGCGGAATGGGCGATAACATTCGCCCCGCCCTGTACGGTGCGGCTTACGAAGCGGTGGCTGCCGACAATGTCCATCCCGAAAAGACCGAAACGGTCACGGTGGCTGGTAAGTACTGTGAATCGGGAGACATCCTGGTGAAGGATGCGCACCTTCCCGAGGTCAAAGCAGGCGACGTGATTGCCGTACTAGCAACCGGAGCCTACGGGTACTCGATGGCTTCCAACTACAACCGGAATCCACGTCCCGCCGTGGTCTTCGTTGAAAACGGCCAGGCTCGGGTCGTGGTGAAACGCGAAACGTTAGCGGACTTGACGCACTTAGACGTTGCCCTTGATGAAAACTAA
- a CDS encoding DUF1700 domain-containing protein has translation MPTDQEQYITELKYYLKTMPQKERDDATTYYLEYLKDGDLVNYKDIVENLGTPRQLARQITANYTISEDEKQPKKEGSVNHNVKLIVTILAAIASPALLGIAGFILLMLFIFVFTIGALLFAALFAAGLFIWLGITTIFSKGIIALSILGLGLIILGVLLMIPSLVYFVVRFIIQIGANWTKKIYRYSQAKLNPRKDGYHG, from the coding sequence ATGCCAACGGACCAAGAACAATACATTACGGAGCTAAAATACTACCTCAAAACGATGCCCCAAAAGGAACGCGATGATGCCACCACTTACTATCTGGAGTACCTTAAAGACGGTGATTTAGTGAACTACAAAGACATCGTAGAAAACCTGGGAACGCCCCGCCAGCTAGCCCGGCAAATCACCGCTAACTACACGATTTCTGAAGACGAGAAGCAACCTAAAAAAGAAGGCAGCGTCAACCACAACGTTAAGCTAATTGTGACAATCTTAGCCGCCATTGCTTCTCCAGCGTTGCTAGGGATTGCCGGCTTTATATTGTTGATGCTGTTCATCTTCGTCTTTACCATCGGTGCGCTCCTTTTTGCCGCACTTTTTGCGGCCGGACTCTTCATTTGGCTCGGAATCACAACCATCTTTAGTAAGGGGATAATTGCCCTAAGTATCCTGGGATTAGGATTAATCATTCTGGGAGTCCTACTGATGATTCCGTCGCTTGTCTACTTCGTGGTCCGCTTTATCATTCAAATTGGAGCTAATTGGACCAAAAAAATCTACCGCTACTCACAAGCAAAATTAAATCCACGAAAGGATGGTTACCATGGTTAA